cgcagcgattcagatcacgattgattccgatctagcaccgaacggacggcgcctccgcgttcaacacacgtacagcccggggacgtctcctccttcttgatccagcaaggggagaggagaagttgagggagaactccagcagcacgacggcatggtggcaatGGAGCTCATGATTCtctagcagggcttcaccaagcactatggaggaggaggaggtgtaggaggaggtagggctgcgccagggaagaggtcacggctgccctcccacccctccactatatataggggcaaggggggagggggaggcgccctagggtttcccctagggggtggcggctaggcagattggatctccctaggaaaaatcctagggagacttgccccccaagccaagcaggtggaggcttgcctcccaagccaggtggaagcGCCCCAACCCCCcaagtaacgtgggaaagggtgtggggggcgcaccaccccttagtgggctggtttgccccttcccctttggcccatgaggccctcccacacttgtcggggctcccgaaacacctttcggtcatgctggccatagcctgatacccccggaacacttccggactccaataccctttgtccaatatactgatcttcacctccggaccattccggagctcctcgtcatgtccgggatctcatctgggactccgaacaaccttcggtaaccacatactatttcccataacaactctagcgtcaccgaaccttaagtgtgtagaccctacgggttcgggaaccatgcagacatgaccgagacaactctccggccaataaccaacagcgggatctggatacccatgttggctcccacatgttccacgatgatctcatcggatgaaccacgatgtcgaggattcaatcaatcccgtatacaattccctttgtccagcggtattgtacttgcccgagattcgatcgtcggtatctcgataccttgttcaatctcgttactggcaagtctctttactcgttccgtaacacatcatcccatgatcaactcattggtcacattgtgcacattatgatgatgtcctaccaagtgggcccagagatacctctccgtttacacggagtgacaaatcccagtcttgattcatgccaacccaacagacattttcggagatacctgtagtgtacctttatagccacccagttacgttgtgacgtttggcacacccaaagcactcctacggtatccgggagttgcataatctcatggtctaaggaaatgatacttgacattagaaaagctttagcaaacgaactacacgatcttgtgctaggcttaggattgggtcttgtccatcacatcattctcctaatgatgtgatcccgttatcaacgacatccaatgtccatggtcaggaaactgtaaccatctattgatcaacgagctagtcaactagaggcttactagggacatggtgttgtctatgtatccacacatgtatctgagtttcctatcaatacaattctagcatggataataaacgattatcatgaacaaggaaatataataataatcaatttattattgcctctagggcatatttccaacagtctctcacttgcactagagtcaataatctaattcacatcgccatgtgattaacactcacaggtcacatcgccatgtgaccaacatccaagagcctATAGAAAACACACGATGGGTTAATTAATAGCTACTCATCATTTTACCGATAGATGTATTCTTATTGATTAATAGTCCCCAGCTACTCCCTCATAAGGAAAAATTATGTTAATGAATAAATAGTTTGATGTTTATGCAAACCAATAGGAAGCGAGATCAACCTTCCCGTTCCATTACTTGAATAAAACATGATACTCCCTTTGATCCATATTTATTGTCGTTGTAGTTATACTAAAGCATTCAGAATACAAGTAAAATGTGAGTTCAACTAATAAAAAAACAAGTTCATTTTGCACCTCAAGGCAGGCGCACGGCAAAACAAAAGTCAAAATGACTGGATGAGGCTTTAGTTAGATGGTTTTCATTTGGGTAAAATGCATAGCACCTCCGAGTAATTTTGGTATTGAATCAGATAGGACTAAATCATGCATTTTAGGATAACGAGGACGTGTCTGACTCAACCcaaaagtcttcttcttcttctttgcaattCAACCCAAAAAGTCCTACGACACACCAATATAACCATGCAAAGGCTGGTGATTAGTACATTCAAAGGTTGATGATTAGTATATAACACATTCCTATAGGTCAAAATTATGTAAAGTATTGATACAAATATTTAAAAATGATAAATATAATGGAAAAGGTTTGCGGGTGTAATTGGTACATGGTATTGTCCGACTAAAATTCATCTTGTTGTTTGTAGATCTTGAAAAGTAAAACCAAGAGCTAGTCTTATCTCGCATTAGCTGGAAAGGTAGAGATGCCATGGACGTGTAAGCAAAGAATTCACAGGAGATAGGGACCGAAAAGTACAATAGAAATTAGCAAAGGAGATTCAGTAAGAACATGGAGACTTGCTTGCCAAGCAGCTAGGTTCCATCTTCTAAAAAGTAATTGAGTACAATTTGACTAGTGAATGAATCCCTGTCTAACAAGTAACAACCACCGCTGTTTACCGAATCTACACAAGATCACATAAAAAGGTGCATGGTGGAACGGTCTCGACTACCATAAGCCTAAACGTAAGGTAATCCGTAGTTTAACACTCATTTTATTAAAGGGGCTGAAACCCTAGCCATGTGGTAGCAGCCTTAAAACAACATGTGGCTGCTTTCTTATTATTGTCCTCTTAGATCGTAAAAGTTAGGGCATCTCTAACCTGACTTATCAAACCGCCTATATACATCTCGACATGACGGTTCAGACAATTTTAGACCTTCAACATAATTCCTCGTTTATTCACGGACTAGCCTCGACGATCCGAAATCCCCTGCCCGTCCCTAAATCAATGGAGATATAGGTAGGCCAGGCGTGTCCGGCAACACTGCCAACTCGGCAAAGGATCATTCTAACCCCACCATCATGAActcatttttcctttttttttttttcCTTCCCTCTCATATTTTCATTGAACAAAGGGATGGATAAACAAGGAATAGCATTGGATGACCGGCACACCTGGCGGTCGGCTGTCCGCGAACACATTCGGACGTGTCCATGAGCATTTGAAGGTGTTTGAGGTGAACCTCCACATTGGATCGACCGACTCGAAAACTAGAGCTGGAAGCCTGAAACTGGCTACTTAACTCCTTCATCTCGCAAAGAATTTGAGAGGCCGCCCATTTCTCGGACGATTCATGTTAAATGCAATACAATTTTACTGAAATATATTTTGACCGATTTGGCAGCAACGCATAAGGTATCATCTATTTATTTAAAAGTTATAAAGATTAAATTAATTGCGTGTTTGAAATCATGTCAAAATCTAAGACGTATTGCTGTTCAGAATCAGGACTGATAATGACTTGATGATGTGAGCGATCCTGATCATCGTAACAAACGAAGTTTCCGCGTTGACGCCAACTTCGCTGGTGCCGCTATAAAAAGGCACTCGTGAGCTCATCGCTTCCgatcgcctcttcttcctcctggcTTCCGTATCTTGGACGTACGTACCCAACTTACTGTATGCGGCTCCGCTGGCCTCGACACCATTTTTGCCTTGCATgacctccgccgccgcgccgccaacaTCGCTGCACCGCCCGGCGGTGAGCGCCACACACGGAGCCAGAGCGTCCGTCGCGGCGTCGAGCAACAGGGTGCACCTTGGTAACCTCGAGCACCTCTTCCGAAGCCGCGGTGCCGTCGAGAGCAGTGGGACTGCCGCGGCGCCTGTGCAGCCGGCACGCAGGAGGCAGCAGGCACCGCTGCTGCGGCTGCCGTCCTTCTTCAAGCGGGCCAAGGGCGACTTCGCCGTGGCCAAGGAGGAGCAGGTGGACTTGTCGCCGCGCCTGTTCCAGCCGGTGCCGCCCGACGGGCCGTCGCCGCGTGGGGACATCGCGGCGTCGTGGCGGCGGCTGCACGGCGAGGACGGCTGGCGCGGCCTGCTTGACCCGCTGCACCCGGACCTCCGCCGCGAGATCGTCCGCTACGGGGAGTTCGTCGACGCCGCGTACGGCGCGTTCCTTTCCCAGCCCGACGCCACGCCGGGCGACCTCGCCGCCCCCGTGCACGTCCCGCTCCAGGACGCGGCCTACCGCGTCACGGCGCCACTATTCGCAACCTCGTCCGTGGGCTTCCCGTCCTGGCTCGGGCTTGCCGCGCCGTGCGCCGCGCAGCGCACGAGCCTCGTCGGGTACGTGGCCGtgtgtgacagccccgacgaggtCCGACGTATGGGCCGGCGCGACATAATCATCGCACTCCGTGGGACCTGCACGGTCCTTGAGTGGGCTGAGAACTTCCGCGCCGGTCTCGTCCCGGCCACCGAAGCGGTTGACGCCGCAGCTTCGGCGGTCTCCGCCTCCGACGCAAAGGTGGAGTGCGGGTTCCGGAACCTTTACAAGACAGCCGGCGACGGTTCGCCGAGCTTGTCAGAGATGGTCGTCACCGAAGTGCGCAGACTACTGAAAAAGTACGAGGGAGAGGAGGTGAGCATCACGGTGACGGGTCACAGCCTGGGGGCGGCGCTGGCGGTGCTGATCGCCGACGAGCTCGCGGGCCACGGCGACGCGCCGAAGCCAGTGACGGTGTTTTCGTTCGGGGGACCGAGGGTGGGGAACCGCGCGTTCGCGGAGCGCGTGGAGGCCCGGGGCGCGCGCGTGCTCCGCGTGGTGAACGCGCACGACGTCGTGCCGCACCTCCCGCCGCGGCCCGGCGGCCGGTGGTACGCTGATATCGGCCGCGAGCTCCGCCTTGACAGCCGCGCATCCCCGTACCTCCGTCCCGATGCCGACGCCGCCTGCTGCCACGACCTGGAAGCGTACATCCACCTCGTCGACGGCTTCCTCAGCTCGCACTGCCCCTTCCGCGCCAACGCCAAGCGCAGCATTCTGCGGCTGCTCAAGAACCAGGGTGGCAACGTCAAGCAGCTCTACATCAGCAAGGCCATGGACATGCGCGCCCGGCTCGACGCCGGTGGCGCCGTTGACATGCCTGGCTCGCCGCTCAGTCGTCTCGGTGCGCCGAGCACCGTGCTTGAGTGCGTGCACTGAGTACGACGACGGACCGGCGGGAAATGTCGGCGGCACCGTGTTTGGTCTCTTGTTCAGGGCGGGTAAAAGCAGCTGACTTTTGATATTCTTTTAGAATATATAGCCGGTC
This portion of the Triticum dicoccoides isolate Atlit2015 ecotype Zavitan chromosome 7A, WEW_v2.0, whole genome shotgun sequence genome encodes:
- the LOC119332608 gene encoding phospholipase A1-Ibeta2, chloroplastic-like; the encoded protein is MTSAAAPPTSLHRPAVSATHGARASVAASSNRVHLGNLEHLFRSRGAVESSGTAAAPVQPARRRQQAPLLRLPSFFKRAKGDFAVAKEEQVDLSPRLFQPVPPDGPSPRGDIAASWRRLHGEDGWRGLLDPLHPDLRREIVRYGEFVDAAYGAFLSQPDATPGDLAAPVHVPLQDAAYRVTAPLFATSSVGFPSWLGLAAPCAAQRTSLVGYVAVCDSPDEVRRMGRRDIIIALRGTCTVLEWAENFRAGLVPATEAVDAAASAVSASDAKVECGFRNLYKTAGDGSPSLSEMVVTEVRRLLKKYEGEEVSITVTGHSLGAALAVLIADELAGHGDAPKPVTVFSFGGPRVGNRAFAERVEARGARVLRVVNAHDVVPHLPPRPGGRWYADIGRELRLDSRASPYLRPDADAACCHDLEAYIHLVDGFLSSHCPFRANAKRSILRLLKNQGGNVKQLYISKAMDMRARLDAGGAVDMPGSPLSRLGAPSTVLECVH